In Hyphomicrobiales bacterium, a single window of DNA contains:
- a CDS encoding acyltransferase — protein sequence MYLNSIKNFRALAIILIVAVHSFSFASIPFKTFPSQFLGNLISGGTTLFVFISGLLFFHVFYKRYTFRSFMAGKVRNVVIPYTILSIIPIWMVMNQAKIPWPFFEPTGPGFIEETLVPALKYYVTGRFATAYWYIPFIVVTFLMSPLHIAYIRLNIRWQIVIMAVLFAVSAVVQRPQENINTLQSVVAFTPVYLLGITCGMNLQWLYDKLTGREWIFAAIGLALAALEYTTGAFSNYHKDFFALKGIDLMLFQKVSWCIFFLIFLHRFENWSPRWVNTIAATSFAIFFLHPFFLKTLHTIRNFYGVRFDGSWTVYWAAVALVTGLSIATALAVRAIIGKNSRYLIGY from the coding sequence ATGTATCTCAATTCAATCAAAAATTTCCGGGCGCTGGCCATCATCCTGATCGTCGCGGTGCACAGCTTCAGCTTCGCCAGCATCCCCTTCAAGACATTTCCGTCGCAGTTCCTCGGCAATCTGATTTCCGGCGGCACGACCCTCTTCGTCTTCATCTCAGGCCTGTTGTTCTTCCACGTCTTCTACAAGCGCTACACCTTCAGGAGCTTCATGGCCGGCAAGGTCAGGAACGTGGTCATCCCCTACACGATCCTGTCGATCATCCCGATCTGGATGGTGATGAACCAGGCCAAAATCCCCTGGCCGTTCTTCGAGCCGACCGGCCCCGGCTTCATCGAGGAAACCCTCGTGCCGGCGCTGAAATATTACGTCACCGGGCGTTTCGCGACGGCCTACTGGTACATACCCTTCATCGTCGTCACTTTTCTGATGTCGCCGCTGCACATCGCCTATATCCGCCTCAACATCCGCTGGCAGATCGTCATCATGGCGGTGCTGTTTGCGGTCTCGGCGGTCGTCCAGCGCCCGCAAGAAAACATCAACACGCTGCAAAGCGTCGTTGCCTTCACGCCGGTCTATCTCTTGGGCATCACCTGCGGCATGAACCTGCAATGGCTTTACGACAAGCTGACCGGACGCGAATGGATCTTCGCCGCGATCGGCCTCGCGCTTGCCGCGCTGGAATACACGACCGGCGCATTCTCGAACTACCACAAGGACTTCTTCGCCTTGAAGGGCATCGACCTGATGCTGTTCCAGAAGGTGTCGTGGTGCATCTTCTTTCTGATCTTCCTGCACCGCTTCGAGAACTGGTCGCCGCGCTGGGTGAACACGATTGCGGCCACCAGCTTCGCGATCTTCTTCCTGCACCCGTTCTTCCTGAAGACGCTGCACACCATCCGCAACTTTTATGGCGTCCGCTTCGACGGCTCCTGGACGGTCTATTGGGCAGCCGTCGCGCTCGTCACGGGGCTCTCCATCGCCACCGCGCTCGCCGTCCGTGCCATCATCGGCAAGAACAGCCGGTATCTGATCGGGTATTGA